One segment of Pseudobythopirellula maris DNA contains the following:
- the coaE gene encoding dephospho-CoA kinase (Dephospho-CoA kinase (CoaE) performs the final step in coenzyme A biosynthesis.) — protein sequence MLTIGLTGGVASGKSTAARLIAEQAAGQGASSGEAARLVLNADEIAHRVLDEPEVVAALIERWGDGVRRRDGTLDRRAIGDRVFGDRPTAEADRRALEALIHPRVRKRLMELREGLASQGAPAVVLDIPLLLEKGWDDDCDLVVFIEVPQDERRRRAAERGWGPDELDRRESAQLSLEEKRSRSDAVIAGGDSIEALSAAVRHWWNSEAEPRTRHAK from the coding sequence ATGCTCACCATCGGACTGACCGGCGGCGTCGCCAGCGGCAAGTCGACCGCCGCCCGGCTGATCGCCGAGCAGGCGGCGGGGCAGGGGGCCTCTTCGGGCGAGGCCGCGCGGCTTGTGCTCAACGCCGACGAGATCGCCCACCGCGTGCTCGACGAACCGGAGGTCGTTGCCGCGCTCATCGAGCGCTGGGGCGACGGCGTCCGCCGCCGCGACGGCACGCTCGACCGCCGAGCGATCGGCGATCGGGTGTTCGGCGACCGCCCCACGGCCGAGGCCGACCGCCGGGCCCTCGAGGCACTGATCCACCCGCGAGTGCGCAAGCGGCTGATGGAGCTCCGTGAGGGCTTGGCCTCCCAAGGGGCCCCGGCCGTGGTGCTCGACATACCGTTGCTGCTCGAGAAAGGCTGGGACGACGACTGCGACTTGGTCGTTTTCATCGAAGTCCCCCAAGACGAACGCCGCCGTCGCGCCGCCGAGCGGGGCTGGGGCCCCGACGAGCTCGACCGCCGCGAGTCGGCCCAGTTGAGCCTCGAAGAAAAACGCTCTCGCAGCGACGCGGTGATCGCCGGGGGCGATTCGATCGAGGCGCTCTCGGCGGCGGTGCGCCATTGGTGGAATTCCGAAGCCGAGCCGCGCACACGCCACGCCAAGTAG